GCAGAAAATATCGTCGAAAATTCATGGCGGGGACTGTTGATGAGACTGTTGATGAATAGAGACGAGAAAGAGTCGAGAAAAGGTTGAGCAAAGATTGACAGTCTTTTTTCGGCTTTGCTAGTATGCGCAATGCTTGGTGAGTGTAAAGTAGTGGTCTGATTGTCAAATCCTCAAGTCCTCAAGTTTTCTTCGATGCATGTGGAAGCGGTGTGAAGAAGAAGATGAGCAGCGGCTGACCGTTGCCAACGATATAAGGGAGGTGCCTGATGAGTCTTGATTATGTCAAGTTTTCCAATGGATTTGAGAAGTTTATGCCGAAGGAATATCGGGACATGGTGGAACATGGACCTTTTGGAAAGAAGGTCACTGTTTCACAAATGGGGAGTTTCAAAGAAGTGTTGGAAGAACACCCCATGTGTGCCGGCTGTGCCATGACGCTTTTTATCCGGCTCGCCATGATCGCATTTCCCAACCCCGAAGACACCATTACTGTCGGGACTGCTGGTTGCGGCCGTCTGGCCATCTCTCAGGCGGCGATTCCCTTTGTCTACGGCAACTACGGTGATCAAAACGGAGTGGCGAGCGGCCTGTCCCGCGGCCTCCGTCTTCGTTTCGGCGACAAGCCGAAGGATGTGGTTGTGATGGCCGGCGACGGTGGTACGGCGGACATCGGCTTCCAGCAGGTCCTTCACTCCTGGTTCCGCAAAGAGCGGTTCACGACGATCATGTTGGACAACGAAGTCTATGGGAATACCGGTGGTCAGGAGAGCGGCATGACCAACCGCGGCGCCGTGCTGAAGATGGCACCGCTCGGCAAGAAGTTTGAGAAGATGGATATGCTGCAGATGGCGAAGGTTGCCGGCTGCGCCTATGTCGCCACGGTGGTGCCGAACAATCCGCGCCGTGTGGAAAGCGTGATCAAGAAAGCGGTGTTGATTGCGCGCGAAGTTGGATCGACCTACATTCAAGCCTACACGTCCTGCAACATCGAGTACGCCATTCCGACCGACAAGGTCATGGAAGATGCGAAGACGGTCGAGAATGATCGGTATCAGTTCACGGAATATGTCAGCGACGAAGCGAAGCAATACCTCACTGAGCGTTACGGCTACAAAGAATTCCTTGCCAAGCCGGCTGCTCCAGCCGCCGCGATTCCCGGCAAAGCTTAGGCGTTCACGAGGAGGTCCATCATGGCGAAAAGATTCAATATTCGGATGGCAGGCGTCGGAGGGCAGGGAGTCGTCACCGGCTCGCATATTCTCAGTACCGCCGTGATCAATGCAGGCGGCGAGAGCACCATCGTGCCGTTCTATGGGTCGGAAAAGCGGATGGCGCCGGTCGAAAGCTATGTTCGGGTATCGGACGAGCCGATTTACGAAATCGGTGAAATCACGTTTCCGCACATCATCATCATCTTCCATCCGCAGGTCATCACCCATGGCAAGTCCTATACGATGCCGTTCTATTTCGGCCTGAAAGAAGATGGAGTGGCGTTGATCAACAACGACGGGCCGATGAATCTTCATAGAGATCAGGCGGCTGAGCTCAAAGAACGTCGCGCGAAGCTCTATTACTTCCCAGCGACGAAGATCTCGCTGGAGGTCGCGGGCATGGACCTCGCCACCAACATGGCGCTGATGGGCTGCATCGGCGCGATTACAGGGCTGACGAGCATGGCGGGGTTGGACCAGGCCGTCAAGGACCGGTTCCTCGGGAAAGGTTTTGTGGTATCCGGCGGTACTGCCGCCCTCGACAGTGTCGTCGAACGGAAGTTCAAGAAGAAACAGGAGCTGATCGATAAGAACGTCGCCGTCATGCGGGCTGGATGGAACTATGCTGTCGACCATGGCTGGGCCGCGGCCGATGTCAAGCGCGCTGAAGAGCCGGTGGCGGTGGCCACTGCATAAAGGAGCACCATGTACCTTGTAGCCGATATCAGCGTTGAAATCTGTGCCTCGAAGAGCTGCAAGCTCTGCACGCAATATTGCCCGGAGGCCAATACTATCCAGTACAGCGAGGAGATGGGCAAGGATCAAGGATTCAAGTACGGTTCGGCCTACGTAGCGGTGGATCGCTGCAAGGGCTGTGCGCAATGTGTGTGGGTCTGCGACAACATGGCCAAGAACTACGCGATCAAGATGATCATGATCGATCAATTGCCGAAGGCGGCGTTGACGGACAATATTACATACGGCGAAAAGAGCACAACGGCCGTCTTGGCTAGTCCGGTCGTTGGATAAGACCTGAGGAAGGGGGAAGGGCGTGGCAACAACACAGGATACTCGAGAGCGCATCATCGTACCAGGGCCTGCGGGCTTCCATCCTCCCTCAGCCGCACAGCTAGGGGTGTCGCTGCCGGATCCAGGGGAGGGATTATTTTATGGTTTGCTCGAGCCGAACGAAGAAGTGGTGATTGAAGAGATGGCTCGTAAGATGCTGACGAGCCCAAACGCGACGCTCTTCCCTGGACCACTGTTGCTCTGGGCCTGGAACGATCATGCGGTTGAAAAAGCAAAGGCCACGCTGGAAATTGCCGCGCAGATTCCGGAAGTCATGATCATTCCGATGCCGGACTATCGGCCGAAGTATCCGAAGATCGACCCGGAAGAAGTCATCAACCCTAATCATCCGAATCTGACGATCTGGGGCAATAAGATCGAAGCCTGTATCTTCATCGGCGTGCACTGCCATTATGCGAATCTGACCCTCAAGATGATCCGGGCGGGAACGAATTGCTGCACCATGGCGATCTGCGCGGAACAAGGCCATGAGGATGCGATGCTGACGATCCGAGACTCCGATACGCTTAAGATCAAGCGCGTAGCGCAGATTTTTAAGCGTGTCCGTGAAGAGATGGGGATCAAGTTACCGGAAAATGGTGAAAATGTCCGCTTTACCGGCACGCAATCCAAGGTGCATGGCGGTAAGACCCACACGAACCCGATGGCGTTCGCTCCAACTCCAGGTGGGACGGGTAGTGCGGCGATGTTCGGTCATTCTGCCGAGCACATGAAGCGGGAAGGATAAGGCCGGGCGGCAACGCTCGAACTAGCCAAGAGGTGTAACTATGAGCGAGACCGAAGTCAAAACCAATCCACAGGGTGATCCGATTACCAGCGTTGCGGTGCCAAAGTCGGATGGGAAAAAAGATCCCCATGGGGAAGCAAAGCGACAAAAGGTCGTGACACCTGAGTACCTGTTCCTCGAAGCACCGCGGACGAAGGAATTCATCACCGGGAGCGAAGCGGCAAAGGAAGCGGTTCGCCGCTCGAACGTGGATTTGGCCATCGCCTACCCGATTACCCCCCAGAGCGAAACCATGCAGCTGGTCGGCGTGCTCTACGGCGAAGGCTACGTGAAAGAGTATTATCGTGGTGAAGAAGAAGTCGGTGTTATGGCGGCAATCGCCGGTGGATCGCGCGCGGGTGTCCGTTGCTATACGGCCACGGCAGGACCAGGTACGCTACGTGGTTTGGAGGGTATCGCCTCCTGGCCCGGCCATCGTCTCCCAGTCGTTGCCATGTTTACCTGCAGGGTGGTCAACGCACCGCTCGCGATTCAGCCGGACAACATTGAAGTGTCCTACTTGCTGAACTGCGGGATGATTGTGTTCCATGCCGAGAACCAGCAGGACATGTTCGATTTCACGATGGCAGGCTTCACGATCAGTGAAAAGAACGATGTGACCTTGCCGGTTGGGGTTTGTTGCGATGGATTCTTCGTCACGCATGCCCGCGGTTATGTGCGGATGCAGGATCGTGGTATCAAGTTGCCGCCGCGTGAAGCCTGGCGTGGTGCGGTCCCGGTGCTGGATGCGGAGAATCCTCCAGCTCGCCTGTCTCGCGATGCCCCGGTCCAGAAGTCGAACTTCATGGCTTACAACATTCACGCAGTCTGGCAGCAAGAGGTGTGGGCGGCCGTTGAACGTTCCCGCAAGTACATCAATAAGTACATGGGTGGCTTGGTGACGGCGGAAAACGTCGAGGGTGCGGAAGCCATCATCATCGCTTCCGGCAGCGCGGCGGCCCAATCGCGCGAAGCGGTGCGTCTCTGCAAGGACAAGGGCCTCAACGTCGGGTTGATCAAGGTTCGTTCGCTCCGTCCATTTCCGACGAAGGAACTGCGTGAGCTGTGCAAGAATACAAAGCTGATCGTCGTGCCGGAATTCAACTACGTCGGCTGGTTGGCCAAGGAAGTGGCGACCGCGGTCTATGGGTACTCCAAAGCTAAGATCATCGGCGGTCCGCGCGTGTATGGGGGTCAGTCGATGCCGGTGGAATTGATCCTGGACGAAGTCGAATCCGGTCTGACCGGCAAGAAGTCCACGAATGTCGCGATGTCGCAGGTCATGGGTGGGGCCGTCAGTCACGACGAGGTTGCCCAGTTCATGCGGAGCATCTGATAAGGCGTTTCTTAGTAAAGGGAAAAGAGCCTGGCCGGGAAACCGGGCAGGCTCTTTTGCTTTTTGGTGCCCCGCGTTATACGTGAATCGCTACACGTTATTCGTCATGAGTGGTCTCCTGCGTTTCACGAATAACGATTCACGAACGGCGCCGGTCAACCTTGGATCTCGTCCTCAACCATCTCCTCGCTGGCCGGCATGCCATAAGCGACATACTTCGCATAGGACAGATAGATTGCCGCACTATCAGTCATGGCTTTTGAGCCAGCCGTCAGTCGAACGACCTTGTCGGAGCCGGGTGGTTCCACGTTCTGCAGCATTGTGACGTGGTCATGCAGGAGCGTGATGTACCGTTCCACCGCTGATTCAACTTCTTTGTAAGCCTTCAGGATTTCATCCGTCATGGTTGTCCTCCGTAATAGGTCGAGCATACACTAGCCTCATGCAATGCCTCAACGCCACGGTTTCACCGTTACTCCTTGAGGCCATCGCTGAACGGATCGAGAGCGAGGATCTCTCCCAAAAAAAGTTAGGGCAGGCAGTGGCGGCGCTTTCCAAGAGCTTCACTAAAGAGCGGAGTCGTCTATCCCGAACATATCTAGACGATGAGTTTTTGGGGGCTGCGTATCTTCAGTATTTCATGCCCGTCAATCTGGCGAAAATCCGGTTGTTGCTCGATGAGATGCCGACTCCGAAACCGGTCGAGGGGTTTTCCGTTCTCGACATTGGTTCGGGGCCGGGAACCGGGGCTCTGGCGGTCCTTGACTGGTGGTCTCAACGAAAGTTGCCATATGCCTTATCAGTTACCGCTGTCGATAGTTCGACGGTAGCCCTCAGACAAGCCAGGAAGTTATGGGATCGCTACTGTCGGGTGGCCAGTATTCAGGAAGCGGACTTGCGGACGTGTGAGGGAGATTTGGAGCGACGAGCCTGGTTGGAACAGGTTCGACAGAAGTGGCCGTTTGATCTCATCATTCTTGCCAATTGTTTGAATGAGATCTTTGCAGACGCAGGCGATCCCATCATGGCGCGAACTACCTTTGTTGACCAGTCTCTAGCGTTACTGGCACCGCACGGCACGATGATGATCGTCGAGCCGGCGTTACGAGAAACTTCTCGCGCACTCCATCGGGTGCGCGATCGATTGCTTCAAGAGAAACGGTGCACTCTCTATAGCCCCTGTCTCCATGAGCAGAATTGCCCAGCCTTAGCCAAGGCTGACGATTGGTGCCATGAAGAACGGGCATGGGAACCACCTGTGATTATTCAGGAGATCGACGAGCAAGTAGGCTTCATCAAGGATGCGTTGAAATTTTCGTACGTATTGTTGCGAAAAGACGGCAAGACCATCGTCGACCGGAAGCCGGATGTCTATCGCGTTGTCAGTGAACTGCGGGTCATGAAGGGGGAGAAAAGAGCCTGGCTTTGCAACGAGCAAGGCCGACAAGAAGTCGGGCGGCAGGATCGCCTGGCGTCTCCTCACAACGAATCATTCGATCAGTGGCATCGTGGCGCGATCGTGCAAATTGAGCGGATCGTTCGAAAGGAACGAGGAGACAAGGCGTCGGCATTGGGACGCATCGAGCGGGATACGGCTGTACAAATCGTTCGTTCAGCATAGCCAAAAGCAGGCGCTGAACGGATGTGCGCTCCAGTGAAGTCTCCTTGAGCATAAGCACGGCGCGGCGTAGAATGGCCTCCGAATGTTCGAGCGGGTTCTAAAACAACTCCGTTCATTGATCAGGAAACGTCAGTACATTATCACGATTCATGCGCTTGAGGAGATGGATGAGGATGACGTTCTAGCCGAAGACATTGAGAACGTCATTCTGACCGGACAGATTGTCGAGCGACAAGTTGATCGTGCCACCAAGGAAAGAAAATATGTCTTGGAGGGAGCGGACTGTTCCGGTCAGCCTGTGCATGTCGTCTTGAAGATCGGACCAACAGGGAAGGCGGTCATAATCACCGTCTATCGTGAGGAGGATTGATGCAGTGTGATCTCTGTGGCGCTCAGGCAGCCACTATCAAGAAGGCGACGAAAAGTTTTGGCCGAGGTGGCAGTCTTGTCGTCATCGAGAACATTCCAATTGTCCATTGCGCTCGGTGTCATGAATCGTACCTCACCGCGGATACGGCCCGCGAACTCGACCGTATCCGTAAGAATCGTCGCAGTCTAGGAAAGCCCAAGCGGGTACTCGTCGCATCGTTCAAGAAAAGCGCGGCGTAGAGTAGAGGATTTGCTTCCGATTTGTCGACGGCGATGCGTATGATGTTGAATTGACCGACTGTCATTGAGGTGAGGCATGGCTATCCCTAACAAAGGAGTTCGGAAAGTGCGTCCGACGCATCCAGGTGAGATGCTGCGAGAAGATTTCCTGCCCGACTATAAGCTGAACGTATCAGGCTTTGCCAAGGCTATTGGGGTATCGCGCCAGACTGTGAACGAAGTACTGCGAGAGAGGCGGGCTGTGAGCCCGGAAATGGCGCTACGGCTCTCTCGTCTGTTCGGAAACAGCCTTGAGTTCTGGTTGAATGCCCAGAGAGCGGTCGATCTGTGGGAGGCGGCGAAGGCAAGCCAAGGGCAGAATCAATCGTATTTCGCCGCTGAGTGCAGCCTAGCGAGGTTATTCAATCTGAATGCACAATCCTCCACATAAGCGAAGGACACTTCAGGCAAAGGGAGGGCGCATCATGAATCCACGACTACCCATTTTCCTGAGCTACGCGGACGAGGACAAATCATACTTGAATGAATTTGTTACTCACCTAAAGCTACTGCAAATGCAAGACCAGGTGTGTGCGTGGTCAGACCTCGACTTAGCCCCTGGTGCAGAGTGGGAGCGGGACATCGGTATATCTATCGACAGTGCACGTGCAGCTGTTCTGTTCGTAAGTCAACATTTCCTAGCCTCCGACTTTGTGAGAAAAAGTGAGCTGCCAAGACTCCTTAATGAACGTAAGGCAAAGGGACTCCCTATATTGCCGTTAATAGTTAGCCATTGCGTGTTTAGCCTGACGACTTTCAAATACCCAGACCCTGATCTCGGTCCGGACGAGTTTGTTTTGTCCTCGATTCAAACAGTAAACAAGCCGCATGAACCTTTGAGTTCCCTCCATCAGAACCAGAGAGACGAAGTGTTCGCTAGGTTAGCTGGACAACTGCATAAGATTTGGAAGCGCGAAGCTGGCTAACGGTTGGTTGCAAGCTGCAACTGGGAACACTTTCTATCTGTCGCGATGTTGCGAGTACATAAAGGCCTGTGGAAGAGCTATACTGCGTGGGCATGAAAGGGTCTCACAGGCCATCTGTATGCCGTAGACCCAACCAGAGCTGTGCTTCATCTGAAGGTGACGGGTCCATAAGCGACTCGTCGCCGTTGTATTTTTTAGAGCGGCGCTGCGCGGTGCTGCATCGCGAATCGCAGAGGCGAGGGTACCACGCTTACCGAAAGGTTGCAGTCTGAAGCATGAGGACGGCGGCGCATGTTTGAAGTTCAGGCCCAGCAACGCGGAGCCTGAACAAGTTTGCGACGCCGAGCGACCTGAGGTTAGCGCGGTCGAGCCGAAGCGTGTGAGCAGGGTAGGACTGGTCAGTGCTGGTCAATCTTTCTTATTGGCTAGGTGGACGGAACGGTGACGGCTATTGCTGAAAGCCGAACTGGCTAGTGTAGTGTTTCATTAATACGTTGGCATTGACCGTTCGCCCTGAGCTTGTCGAAGGGCAAGTGTTTTCAACCGGTTCCGTTCATGGTTCGACAGGCTCACCACGAACGGAAGGTGAAGGAACTTGTGGGTCACTACACTAGTCCGCTTCAGGCTCTGAACTGCCGTGCTGGTGGGAGACCTTGTCCTCTTCGAACAGATCCGCCATTTCTTCGGCCATCACAGCACTATCATCCTGAATGGCGATCAACGGGATTTCTTTTCTCTCCTTGGGTTTCTCTTCCGGATCGGAGAGGTCAGACTGTTTTGGTTGATCAGTCATGCGACTTAGTATACACCAGCGACGGGAACAAGGTTGATTTATTCAAACGCTTCCAACGACGATTTCTCAGGGAATTGCCGCTTGCAATTCCGACAGGTCACGAAGTAATAGGCATCTCGTACGGATAACGTGGCTCGAAAATCGAGATCAACCCCCTGATGGTTGCAGGCTGTGCAGGAAATCTCTCTTAACCGGAGCGGCACATCCGGCTGTGTCCGCAGATAGAACTCCATGTCGGTATAGACGGGAAACGTGTAGTAACACTTCTTGCAGATGCCTCGCCAGTCGCCGTCTGTTCCCATGAACCGTTCGTCGATCGCGAAGCTGGACTGTTTGCAAACGGCGCATGGGACCGTATTCAAGCGACGTTCGACTTCCTGCTGAGTGATAGTGACCATGTTGAGACGAGTATAACGGGCGGGGAAATGAAATCGCAACCACAAGAGAGCAGAGGGGAATAGCTTGACGTCGCTCACGGTGCGGCTATACTGAAAACGCCGTGCATCAGATTACAGACATTCTGCTGGTAGGCAGCATTATCGATGCGGAGGAGCCTCCGTCGACGATCGGCACACTCCTGCTGGTCGCCGAAGAGTTTACGATCACACCGGCTGCCTGGGTGGACTATCATCGGATTCCTTTTCGAGAGTTTGCCAAGGCCGATCCTGCCAGGCTGATGGAAGCCGTTCAATGGCTGGAGCCACGCGCACGAAAAGGTCGGACCCTGGTCTGTTGCCGGGCCGGTATGGGCCGCTCGGTTTCTGTGGTCATGGCCTATCTCTGCTGCATCGAAGGCCGGACTTATGATGAAGTCTTGAAGTTGGTCATGGCTCGGCGCCCTGGTGCCATGCCTCTGCCGAACCTTCAAGTTGCCATTGAACAGGTCCGCCAACTCCGGCGCGCTAGTAATTCTGCCGTCCCTCGATAGTGATCTTTTCCCCCGATCCGCCAAGCCCGTCTTGCCTTTCCTCACTTCTCATGGCGTAATGGAGCTCCTCTCTAGCGCTTAACCTGGATGAGTTATGCCGGAGCTTCCAGAAGCTGAAGTCGTTGCGCGACAGATCCGTTCACGTCTCCTTGGGGCACAATTGCGTGATGTGTGGGTCGGACGGGCGGATATCGTTCGAGAAGGCTACAGCACCGTGGCTTGGTATCGAGGCGTCGGCCTGCAATCTGTCGAGCGATTCGGCAAGAGTATCGTTCTGGGATTTACGAAGGCTCAAGCCGGTCGCTATGTGGTGGCTGAACTCGGGATGACCGGACTGCTCTTGTTCCAGTCGGCTCGGACGAAACATCCTCAGCATACCCATGTCAGGTTATCGTTCGAAGGAGCCAGTGAGCCGGAACTACGCTACTGGAATCCTCGTCGGTTCGGACGTCTTTCCCTCCTGGACAAGCCGGGCCTTGAGCGATATCTCGTTCGTCGGTTCGGGGCGGACCCACTTCTCGTGTCCCAGCCTGAATTTGTGCGAGTTCTGACAGAGCGACGCGGTCGGCTGAAGTCGCTCCTGATGCATCAACAAGTCATCGCCGGTATCGGGAATATCTACGCGAATGAGATTCTCTTTAGAGCCGGCTTGCACCCACATGTTCAGGTCGGCAAACTATCGGTGGGCAGGATTGAAAAGCTCTACCGGATCATGCGTGAGGTCCTTCACGAGGCGATTGCCTGCGGAGGCTCGAGCGTCCGAGATTTTATTTCTCCCGATGGAACGGAGGGACAATACAAGCGGCGGCATCTGGTCTATGGGAAAGCGGGTCAGCCCTGTCCACAGCACTGTGGCGGGATCATTCAACGTTTTCAAGGGGAACGGAGCGCATATTTTTGTCCCCGATGCCAGTCTCTTCGCTCTACAAAGTAACGGGCAGAGGCGAAAAAAGTACTTACATTTTCACGGCTTAGTAAGGGCTAGGTTTGAAAGTTTCACGCTAGGCCTTTTGATCCGCTTCACGGTAGTCCCTCTGGTGTCTTGAGTCATCCCGTTGATTTCCGCTACAATCCGGCTCCCCTATACGACTGAGTTGAATACGAAGGAGAACGATCATGGCAAAGGTCTTGGAAGGTCCCGGGATGGGATTGATGAAGAAGTGGGGAATTCACGTTCCACATTATGCGGTTGTCACCTCTGCGGACGAACTCTCCAAGCTTGGTCAAGTCAACGAGTGGATGAAACAGACTAAATTGGTTGCCAAAGCGCATGAAGCGCTGGGCTCTCGGTTTAAGCTCGGTCTGGTGAAGGTCGGCCTCGATCTGAATGGGGCGGTGGCGGCAACCAAAGAAATGATCGGTCGCCAGGTCGGGAGCATTACCATCTCGCAGGTCATTGTCTCTGAGATGGTTCCCCACAAAGAGGAATACTATTGCGCGGTGAAGTCCACTCGGGAAGGTGTCGAGATCCTTGTCGCCAATTGCGGCGGGATCGAAGTGGAGTCCAATTGGGAGCGAGTGAAGCGCTTGTGTCTCGATATCGGGCAAACTCCTTCCTCGGACCAGCTTGAAAAACTCGCGAAGGATGCAGGATTTACAGGCCCGGTCGCCAAGAAGATGGCCGACTTCGCCGGAAAGATGTTTGCCTGTTTCGACAGCGAAGATGCGCAGTATCTCGAAGTGAATCCTGTCGTCACGCGCGAGAGCGACGGTGAGTTGATTGCGCTCGATGCCGTGACGCTGCTGGACGGTGACGCCAAATTCCGCCATCCGGATTGGAATTTCCAGTTCGCCGCAGAGTTTGGGCGTGCCTACAGTCGAGATGAAGTGGAAGTCATGGGGGTCGACAGCAAAATCAAGGGGTCCGTCAAGTTCATCGAAATTCCAGGCGGCGATACGGCGATGCTGCCGGCCGGCGGCGGCGCGAGCGTCTACTATTCCGATGCCGTCGTGGCGCGAGGCGGCAAGTTGGCGAATTATGCCGAGTATTCAGGTGATCCCCCCGATTGGGCCGTTGAGGTGCTGACGGAAAAGGTCTGCTCCTTGCCCGGCATCAAGAATATCATCGTCGGCGGGGCGATCGCCAATTTTACCGACGTGAAGAAGACCTTCGGCGGCATCATCAATGGATTTCGCAAGGCAAAGGGTGACGGCAAGTTAAAGGGGGTGAAAATTTGGGTGCGCCGTGGTGGGCCTCGTGAAAAAGAAGGCCTTGACGCGATGCGCGCGCTGAAGGACGAGGGCTTCGACATTCACGTCTTCGACCGCAACACCCCGCTGACGGACATCGTCGACAAAGCGCTTCAGAAATAGCAACGAGGACTCAGGACTGAGTTAGAGAGGATCACCTGGCCCTCAGCACTCAGTCCTGATGCAAAGAGGAGATCGCGATGAGTATTCTGGCAAATAAGGACACCCGCGTGGTGATTCAGGGGGGTGCTGCAGGTGTCAACGCGGCCCGCCGCATGGCGGAGTTCTGTTACCTGATCAAGCGCCCGCTCAATGTTGAAGCGTTCGTCTATCCGCCAGACGCCGGCAAGACCAACGAGATTCCCTACGGCAGTGGTTTGATCGCGATTCCAATCTACAAGACCGTTGCGGAAGCGACGAAGAACCATCCGACGATCAACACGAGCCTTGTCTACATCGGCGCGGACCGTGCGATGAGGGGAGGGA
This genomic window from Nitrospira sp. contains:
- a CDS encoding thiamine pyrophosphate-dependent enzyme yields the protein MSLDYVKFSNGFEKFMPKEYRDMVEHGPFGKKVTVSQMGSFKEVLEEHPMCAGCAMTLFIRLAMIAFPNPEDTITVGTAGCGRLAISQAAIPFVYGNYGDQNGVASGLSRGLRLRFGDKPKDVVVMAGDGGTADIGFQQVLHSWFRKERFTTIMLDNEVYGNTGGQESGMTNRGAVLKMAPLGKKFEKMDMLQMAKVAGCAYVATVVPNNPRRVESVIKKAVLIAREVGSTYIQAYTSCNIEYAIPTDKVMEDAKTVENDRYQFTEYVSDEAKQYLTERYGYKEFLAKPAAPAAAIPGKA
- a CDS encoding 2-oxoacid:acceptor oxidoreductase family protein: MAKRFNIRMAGVGGQGVVTGSHILSTAVINAGGESTIVPFYGSEKRMAPVESYVRVSDEPIYEIGEITFPHIIIIFHPQVITHGKSYTMPFYFGLKEDGVALINNDGPMNLHRDQAAELKERRAKLYYFPATKISLEVAGMDLATNMALMGCIGAITGLTSMAGLDQAVKDRFLGKGFVVSGGTAALDSVVERKFKKKQELIDKNVAVMRAGWNYAVDHGWAAADVKRAEEPVAVATA
- a CDS encoding pyruvate ferredoxin oxidoreductase: MYLVADISVEICASKSCKLCTQYCPEANTIQYSEEMGKDQGFKYGSAYVAVDRCKGCAQCVWVCDNMAKNYAIKMIMIDQLPKAALTDNITYGEKSTTAVLASPVVG
- a CDS encoding carbon monoxide dehydrogenase beta subunit family protein, producing the protein MATTQDTRERIIVPGPAGFHPPSAAQLGVSLPDPGEGLFYGLLEPNEEVVIEEMARKMLTSPNATLFPGPLLLWAWNDHAVEKAKATLEIAAQIPEVMIIPMPDYRPKYPKIDPEEVINPNHPNLTIWGNKIEACIFIGVHCHYANLTLKMIRAGTNCCTMAICAEQGHEDAMLTIRDSDTLKIKRVAQIFKRVREEMGIKLPENGENVRFTGTQSKVHGGKTHTNPMAFAPTPGGTGSAAMFGHSAEHMKREG
- a CDS encoding transketolase C-terminal domain-containing protein — its product is MSETEVKTNPQGDPITSVAVPKSDGKKDPHGEAKRQKVVTPEYLFLEAPRTKEFITGSEAAKEAVRRSNVDLAIAYPITPQSETMQLVGVLYGEGYVKEYYRGEEEVGVMAAIAGGSRAGVRCYTATAGPGTLRGLEGIASWPGHRLPVVAMFTCRVVNAPLAIQPDNIEVSYLLNCGMIVFHAENQQDMFDFTMAGFTISEKNDVTLPVGVCCDGFFVTHARGYVRMQDRGIKLPPREAWRGAVPVLDAENPPARLSRDAPVQKSNFMAYNIHAVWQQEVWAAVERSRKYINKYMGGLVTAENVEGAEAIIIASGSAAAQSREAVRLCKDKGLNVGLIKVRSLRPFPTKELRELCKNTKLIVVPEFNYVGWLAKEVATAVYGYSKAKIIGGPRVYGGQSMPVELILDEVESGLTGKKSTNVAMSQVMGGAVSHDEVAQFMRSI
- a CDS encoding small ribosomal subunit Rsm22 family protein; this translates as MQCLNATVSPLLLEAIAERIESEDLSQKKLGQAVAALSKSFTKERSRLSRTYLDDEFLGAAYLQYFMPVNLAKIRLLLDEMPTPKPVEGFSVLDIGSGPGTGALAVLDWWSQRKLPYALSVTAVDSSTVALRQARKLWDRYCRVASIQEADLRTCEGDLERRAWLEQVRQKWPFDLIILANCLNEIFADAGDPIMARTTFVDQSLALLAPHGTMMIVEPALRETSRALHRVRDRLLQEKRCTLYSPCLHEQNCPALAKADDWCHEERAWEPPVIIQEIDEQVGFIKDALKFSYVLLRKDGKTIVDRKPDVYRVVSELRVMKGEKRAWLCNEQGRQEVGRQDRLASPHNESFDQWHRGAIVQIERIVRKERGDKASALGRIERDTAVQIVRSA
- a CDS encoding DUF4258 domain-containing protein, which translates into the protein MFERVLKQLRSLIRKRQYIITIHALEEMDEDDVLAEDIENVILTGQIVERQVDRATKERKYVLEGADCSGQPVHVVLKIGPTGKAVIITVYREED
- a CDS encoding type II toxin-antitoxin system MqsA family antitoxin, which gives rise to MQCDLCGAQAATIKKATKSFGRGGSLVVIENIPIVHCARCHESYLTADTARELDRIRKNRRSLGKPKRVLVASFKKSAA
- a CDS encoding HigA family addiction module antitoxin, coding for MAIPNKGVRKVRPTHPGEMLREDFLPDYKLNVSGFAKAIGVSRQTVNEVLRERRAVSPEMALRLSRLFGNSLEFWLNAQRAVDLWEAAKASQGQNQSYFAAECSLARLFNLNAQSST
- a CDS encoding dual specificity protein phosphatase, whose amino-acid sequence is MHQITDILLVGSIIDAEEPPSTIGTLLLVAEEFTITPAAWVDYHRIPFREFAKADPARLMEAVQWLEPRARKGRTLVCCRAGMGRSVSVVMAYLCCIEGRTYDEVLKLVMARRPGAMPLPNLQVAIEQVRQLRRASNSAVPR
- the mutM gene encoding bifunctional DNA-formamidopyrimidine glycosylase/DNA-(apurinic or apyrimidinic site) lyase, with the protein product MPELPEAEVVARQIRSRLLGAQLRDVWVGRADIVREGYSTVAWYRGVGLQSVERFGKSIVLGFTKAQAGRYVVAELGMTGLLLFQSARTKHPQHTHVRLSFEGASEPELRYWNPRRFGRLSLLDKPGLERYLVRRFGADPLLVSQPEFVRVLTERRGRLKSLLMHQQVIAGIGNIYANEILFRAGLHPHVQVGKLSVGRIEKLYRIMREVLHEAIACGGSSVRDFISPDGTEGQYKRRHLVYGKAGQPCPQHCGGIIQRFQGERSAYFCPRCQSLRSTK
- a CDS encoding ATP citrate lyase citrate-binding domain-containing protein produces the protein MAKVLEGPGMGLMKKWGIHVPHYAVVTSADELSKLGQVNEWMKQTKLVAKAHEALGSRFKLGLVKVGLDLNGAVAATKEMIGRQVGSITISQVIVSEMVPHKEEYYCAVKSTREGVEILVANCGGIEVESNWERVKRLCLDIGQTPSSDQLEKLAKDAGFTGPVAKKMADFAGKMFACFDSEDAQYLEVNPVVTRESDGELIALDAVTLLDGDAKFRHPDWNFQFAAEFGRAYSRDEVEVMGVDSKIKGSVKFIEIPGGDTAMLPAGGGASVYYSDAVVARGGKLANYAEYSGDPPDWAVEVLTEKVCSLPGIKNIIVGGAIANFTDVKKTFGGIINGFRKAKGDGKLKGVKIWVRRGGPREKEGLDAMRALKDEGFDIHVFDRNTPLTDIVDKALQK